Proteins from one Bradyrhizobium amphicarpaeae genomic window:
- a CDS encoding ABC transporter substrate-binding protein yields MDGPYGARFAGELFALRQGYFSSRIELATQPDPDFVQTVARQHAIGVTSGQKFLLATWRGVPVTAFAASFLDTSVAIFTLESSGLRRPVDLVGKRVGYRRGSEGDVVFDAMMAQLGLPRSQITKVPDRDNFEALRGGQVDALIAAIDEQPDPSSSTFTKLNVIKPQDYGIHVPGLVYFASNALVHEQPSMIADVLQGLIRGWQFTYANYARSVPVIAGAGSARLNPERLKFELQQQRPLVLPTGGRIGDYDESRWRTLRDILLFAKLGEEVVPLAQTVNYQFLRDVYRRSPDLAAPGAWSEEK; encoded by the coding sequence TTGGACGGGCCATATGGGGCGCGCTTTGCCGGCGAACTCTTCGCGTTGAGACAGGGTTATTTCTCGTCCCGCATCGAGTTGGCGACCCAACCCGACCCAGACTTCGTTCAAACTGTTGCACGTCAACATGCCATCGGCGTGACGAGCGGCCAGAAGTTCTTGCTGGCCACCTGGCGCGGCGTTCCCGTGACGGCGTTCGCAGCAAGCTTCCTCGATACCTCCGTCGCGATCTTCACGCTCGAAAGCTCGGGCTTGCGACGGCCGGTTGATCTGGTCGGAAAGCGGGTCGGGTACCGCCGGGGGAGTGAAGGAGACGTCGTGTTCGATGCCATGATGGCGCAGCTCGGGCTTCCCCGCAGCCAGATCACCAAGGTCCCCGACCGCGACAACTTCGAAGCTCTGCGGGGCGGGCAGGTGGATGCCCTCATCGCCGCAATCGACGAGCAACCGGATCCCTCCAGTTCGACCTTTACGAAGTTGAATGTCATCAAACCGCAAGACTACGGTATCCATGTTCCTGGCTTGGTCTACTTCGCTAGCAATGCTCTCGTCCATGAACAGCCATCCATGATCGCCGATGTCCTTCAGGGTCTCATTCGAGGATGGCAATTCACCTACGCCAACTACGCACGGAGCGTGCCCGTTATCGCCGGCGCCGGCTCGGCCAGGTTGAACCCCGAGCGACTCAAATTCGAGTTGCAGCAGCAGCGCCCGCTGGTGCTCCCGACGGGCGGCCGCATCGGCGACTACGACGAAAGCCGCTGGCGGACGCTTCGGGATATCCTGCTCTTCGCCAAGCTCGGCGAGGAAGTCGTGCCTTTGGCTCAGACGGTCAACTACCAGTTCCTTCGGGATGTCTACCGCCGATCGCCTGATCTCGCTGCCCCGGGGGCATGGAGCGAGGAAAAATAG
- a CDS encoding class I SAM-dependent methyltransferase, producing the protein MADAALKEVKDNKTRALVAIVRDLIDCISPSILVVGCGDGREAGVLARSLNASTIGIDIGEQFQFDRDGSAPAELKIMDAQQLDFPDASFDFVYSFHALEHIPDHKAALSEMARVLKPNGSYLIGTPNKSRVVGYLNSPTSLNNKIKWNLADYRMRATGRWSNEAGAHAGFTERDLLSLCHTAFGDSSAVTKRYYKALYARKANLVEVLGQSGAGGLLFPAVYVAGHKV; encoded by the coding sequence TTGGCAGACGCTGCGTTGAAGGAAGTAAAGGATAATAAGACGAGAGCCCTAGTTGCTATCGTGCGCGACCTCATTGATTGTATTTCTCCAAGTATTCTTGTAGTCGGCTGTGGGGACGGACGAGAGGCGGGTGTTCTTGCCCGCTCCTTGAACGCGAGCACGATAGGCATTGACATCGGTGAGCAGTTTCAGTTTGACCGGGACGGGAGTGCACCAGCTGAGCTAAAAATAATGGATGCTCAACAACTTGATTTCCCCGACGCATCCTTCGATTTTGTCTATTCATTTCACGCTCTAGAGCATATTCCAGATCACAAAGCAGCGCTATCGGAGATGGCAAGGGTCCTAAAGCCTAACGGTTCCTATTTGATCGGAACGCCCAACAAGTCGCGAGTCGTCGGCTATCTAAATTCGCCTACCTCACTGAACAACAAGATCAAATGGAATTTGGCGGATTACAGGATGCGAGCGACAGGCCGCTGGTCAAACGAAGCGGGGGCTCATGCGGGATTTACTGAGCGAGACCTTTTGAGCCTTTGCCATACAGCGTTCGGAGACTCATCAGCAGTGACCAAGCGCTACTATAAAGCACTCTATGCCAGAAAGGCTAACCTTGTTGAGGTATTGGGTCAAAGCGGCGCTGGAGGGCTTCTGTTTCCAGCCGTGTATGTAGCCGGTCACAAGGTTTGA
- a CDS encoding acyltransferase family protein codes for MAALMVVLFHVRWTNHLTDTGFFVRGYLFVDLFFVLSGFVLSASYLKRIRNFPEIRRFLRKRFFRIYPLHLAMLAALVALELLKVFGEKSGMWVPEHKPFTGTNSTIDLIYNLLLLHSLNVSDHTSWNIPSWSISSEAACYIVFAFATRIGLTSSRLMGALSLVVALICYGYVILQKGNLDATYDYGFLRGLAGMSLGIWLFHLSQRALFARLSSRILTTNFCVLLISASATLWFSTRVADIAAIIVFFASVLLLCQDRGVGASLLSTKAVSFLGKISYSIYMVHVPILTCLGIVLRRVLPASARSIDANGYERFLMNPWLGDVLLAGIIALILFISVRLFKSIEEPWREFGKKCGIVKTKFATR; via the coding sequence GTGGCCGCGCTGATGGTCGTGCTGTTTCATGTGCGATGGACCAACCATCTCACTGACACGGGGTTTTTTGTTAGGGGATACTTGTTCGTAGACTTGTTTTTCGTATTGTCTGGCTTCGTCCTGAGCGCCTCCTACCTCAAGAGGATTCGCAACTTTCCGGAAATCCGACGGTTCTTACGAAAGCGCTTCTTTCGAATATATCCACTTCATTTGGCGATGCTTGCAGCTCTCGTCGCACTAGAGCTGTTGAAGGTTTTCGGCGAAAAGAGCGGCATGTGGGTCCCTGAGCACAAGCCGTTTACCGGAACAAATTCGACAATCGATCTGATCTACAATCTTCTTCTTCTCCACTCTCTCAACGTATCGGATCACACAAGCTGGAATATTCCGAGCTGGAGCATAAGCAGCGAAGCTGCTTGCTACATTGTATTTGCATTCGCAACGAGAATTGGGCTCACGTCATCTCGGTTGATGGGAGCACTTTCCCTTGTCGTTGCTTTGATATGCTATGGCTACGTAATTTTACAGAAGGGAAACTTAGACGCAACCTACGACTACGGATTCTTACGCGGATTGGCAGGAATGTCGCTAGGTATTTGGTTGTTTCACTTAAGCCAACGCGCTTTGTTTGCGCGCTTGAGTTCACGTATTCTGACCACTAATTTTTGCGTACTGCTGATAAGTGCATCTGCAACGCTCTGGTTCTCAACGAGAGTCGCTGACATTGCTGCGATTATCGTCTTCTTTGCCTCCGTTCTTTTGCTCTGCCAAGATCGAGGTGTTGGGGCAAGCCTCCTCTCCACAAAGGCAGTCTCTTTCCTCGGGAAGATATCTTATTCGATTTACATGGTTCATGTACCGATCCTGACATGCCTTGGGATCGTCCTGCGGCGCGTCCTACCGGCTTCGGCGCGCTCGATTGACGCTAACGGCTATGAGCGTTTCTTGATGAATCCTTGGCTAGGAGATGTGTTGTTGGCAGGTATTATTGCTCTTATCCTATTTATCTCAGTACGGCTCTTCAAAAGTATCGAAGAGCCCTGGAGAGAGTTCGGAAAGAAGTGCGGCATTGTGAAAACTAAGTTCGCTACAAGATAG
- a CDS encoding mannose-1-phosphate guanylyltransferase/mannose-6-phosphate isomerase, with the protein MCGGAGTRLWPASREVRPKQFLPLFGTRSTFQDTLLRVSDPSLFNRPIIITNASYRFMVLEQLAEIGIEADVILEPMRRDSGPAIAAGAVFAQNRASDAIVLALAADHVVQDNAAFVAACREGLTAASTGRIVTFGIKPERPATEYGYINPGEVISGEVHAVARFVEKPDAVKASDYVNSGYLWNSGNFMFPASLLLDEYRKVDAGSVETITSAVNNAGRDLGFVTLEPEAFGAAKAISIDYAVMEKTSRAAVVPVSCGWSDVGSWHAVWELSDKDAQGNASHGSAVFEDSRNCNVTTDSALVALEGVDDLVVVATADAVLVSRQKDANGLKRLVTKLKAVAPKATEEHLKVHRPWGSYQSVDNGERHQVKRIVVKPGGRLSLQKHHHRAEHWIVVRGTARVTVNETVKAVHENESIYIPMGAVHRMENPGKIMLELIEVQTGSYLGEDDIIRIEDDYLRA; encoded by the coding sequence ATGTGCGGCGGCGCCGGCACGCGGCTGTGGCCGGCTTCGCGAGAGGTGCGGCCAAAGCAGTTCCTGCCGCTGTTCGGCACGCGCTCGACCTTCCAGGACACGCTGCTGCGCGTCTCCGATCCCTCCCTGTTCAACCGGCCCATCATCATCACCAACGCGTCCTATCGCTTCATGGTGCTGGAGCAACTCGCCGAGATCGGCATCGAGGCCGACGTGATCCTCGAGCCGATGCGGCGCGATTCCGGACCCGCGATCGCGGCCGGTGCGGTGTTCGCACAGAACCGCGCCAGTGACGCCATCGTGCTCGCGCTCGCTGCCGACCACGTCGTGCAGGACAATGCGGCTTTCGTCGCCGCCTGCCGCGAGGGCCTCACCGCCGCGAGCACCGGGCGCATCGTCACCTTCGGCATCAAGCCGGAGCGGCCGGCAACCGAATACGGCTACATCAATCCGGGCGAGGTGATCTCCGGTGAGGTTCATGCGGTCGCACGCTTCGTCGAGAAGCCGGACGCAGTGAAGGCCTCCGATTACGTCAATTCGGGTTATCTCTGGAACAGCGGCAACTTCATGTTCCCGGCGAGCCTGCTGCTCGACGAATATCGCAAGGTCGATGCGGGAAGCGTCGAGACCATCACCAGCGCGGTCAACAATGCCGGCCGCGATCTCGGCTTCGTCACGCTGGAGCCCGAAGCGTTCGGCGCGGCGAAGGCGATCTCGATCGATTATGCCGTGATGGAGAAGACCTCGCGCGCAGCGGTTGTGCCGGTGTCGTGCGGCTGGTCCGACGTCGGCTCCTGGCACGCGGTGTGGGAGCTCTCCGACAAGGACGCGCAAGGCAACGCGTCGCACGGCAGCGCGGTGTTCGAGGATTCCCGCAATTGCAACGTCACGACCGATTCCGCGCTGGTGGCGCTCGAAGGCGTTGATGATCTCGTCGTGGTCGCAACCGCCGATGCGGTGCTGGTCTCGCGCCAGAAGGATGCCAACGGCCTGAAGCGTCTCGTCACCAAGCTGAAGGCGGTCGCGCCGAAGGCCACCGAGGAGCATCTCAAGGTGCACCGCCCCTGGGGCAGCTACCAGTCGGTCGACAATGGCGAGCGCCACCAAGTCAAGCGCATCGTGGTGAAGCCGGGCGGCCGGCTGTCGCTGCAGAAGCACCATCATCGCGCCGAGCACTGGATCGTGGTCCGCGGCACGGCCCGCGTCACCGTCAACGAGACCGTGAAGGCCGTGCACGAGAACGAGTCGATCTACATCCCGATGGGCGCCGTCCACCGGATGGAGAACCCCGGTAAGATCATGCTGGAACTGATCGAGGTCCAGACTGGAAGCTATCTCGGGGAAGACGACATCATCCGGATTGAAGACGACTATCTTCGCGCCTAA
- the fcl gene encoding GDP-L-fucose synthase translates to MANAPFELKGKSVYVAGHRGMVGSAIARRLEREDVELVTVDRREVDLCNQAAVFDWFAKTRPQVIFLAAAKVGGIVANNTLRAEFIYDNIAIAANVIQAAHQNEAEKLMFLGSSCIYPKLAPQPLREDSVLTGPLEPTNEPYAIAKIAGIKMVEAFRSQYARDFISVMPTNIYGPGDNYHPELSHVVAALIRRFHEAKASGAQNVVVWGTGTPRREFLYVDDMADACVHLMKTYSDAELVNIGVGDDIPIAEFARVVAEIVGYSGKISFDTSRPDGTPRKLLDVSRLAKLGWRATMPLEHGLSLAYQSYLESLEGE, encoded by the coding sequence GTGGCAAACGCACCGTTTGAGCTGAAAGGCAAAAGCGTATACGTCGCCGGCCATCGCGGCATGGTCGGGAGCGCGATTGCGCGCCGGCTCGAGCGGGAGGACGTCGAACTCGTCACCGTGGACCGGCGCGAGGTCGATCTCTGCAACCAGGCCGCGGTGTTCGATTGGTTCGCGAAGACGCGGCCGCAGGTGATCTTCCTCGCCGCGGCAAAAGTCGGCGGCATCGTCGCCAACAACACTCTGCGCGCCGAGTTCATCTACGACAACATCGCGATCGCGGCTAACGTGATCCAGGCCGCGCATCAGAACGAAGCCGAGAAGCTGATGTTCCTGGGCTCGTCCTGCATATATCCGAAGCTGGCGCCACAGCCGCTGCGCGAGGACTCGGTGCTCACAGGTCCGCTAGAGCCGACCAACGAGCCCTATGCGATCGCCAAGATCGCGGGTATCAAGATGGTGGAGGCCTTTCGAAGCCAGTATGCCCGCGACTTCATCAGCGTGATGCCTACCAACATCTACGGTCCCGGCGATAATTATCATCCCGAATTGAGCCACGTCGTCGCCGCCCTGATCCGTCGCTTCCACGAGGCGAAGGCGTCGGGCGCGCAGAATGTCGTGGTGTGGGGCACCGGCACGCCGCGACGCGAGTTTCTCTATGTCGATGATATGGCCGATGCTTGCGTGCACCTGATGAAGACCTACTCCGACGCCGAGCTGGTCAACATCGGGGTAGGGGACGACATCCCGATTGCGGAGTTCGCACGCGTCGTGGCCGAGATCGTCGGCTACAGCGGAAAAATCAGCTTTGACACATCGCGTCCGGACGGAACGCCCCGTAAGCTGCTCGACGTGAGCCGCCTTGCCAAGCTCGGCTGGCGGGCGACTATGCCGCTCGAGCATGGACTAAGCTTAGCTTATCAAAGTTACTTAGAATCGCTTGAGGGCGAATGA
- the gmd gene encoding GDP-mannose 4,6-dehydratase: MANDERKRRVALITGVTGQDGAYLAEYLLSLGYVVHGIKRRSSSFNTARVDHLYQDPHVGDVPFLMHYGDMTDSTNLIRLVQQIRPSEIYNLAAQSHVAVSFESPEYTANADGIGVLRLLEAIRILGMEKETRFYQASTSELYGLVQEIPQKETTPFYPRSPYGVAKLYGYWITVNYREAYGMFASNGILFNHESPTRGETFVTRKITRAVARIEVGLEETLYLGNLSAKRDWGHARDYVEGMHKILQADKPDDFVLATGEMHSVREMVELSFAQVGRHIAWRGEGIDETGVDIKTGKTVVRIDPTYFRPTEVDLLVGDASKAHEVLGWKPKRSFAELVEEMMASDLVNAKRDAGSGKRTV; encoded by the coding sequence TTGGCAAACGATGAACGAAAGCGGCGCGTCGCTCTCATCACCGGCGTGACCGGGCAGGACGGCGCCTATCTCGCTGAATATCTCTTATCGCTCGGGTATGTGGTGCACGGCATCAAGCGTCGTTCGTCCTCATTCAACACCGCCCGGGTCGATCACCTCTACCAAGACCCGCATGTCGGCGACGTGCCTTTCCTAATGCATTACGGCGACATGACGGACTCGACCAATCTGATCCGCCTAGTGCAACAGATCCGGCCGAGCGAGATCTACAATCTCGCCGCCCAGAGCCACGTCGCCGTCAGCTTCGAGAGCCCAGAATACACCGCCAATGCCGACGGCATCGGCGTGCTGCGGCTTTTGGAAGCAATCCGCATCCTCGGCATGGAGAAGGAGACGCGATTCTACCAGGCCTCGACCTCCGAACTCTACGGCCTGGTCCAGGAGATTCCGCAGAAGGAGACCACGCCGTTCTATCCGCGCTCACCTTACGGTGTGGCAAAGCTCTACGGCTACTGGATCACCGTGAACTACCGTGAAGCCTATGGCATGTTCGCGAGCAACGGGATCCTGTTCAACCATGAGAGCCCGACCCGCGGCGAGACTTTCGTCACCCGCAAGATCACGCGCGCTGTCGCTCGCATTGAGGTCGGGCTGGAAGAGACGCTCTACCTCGGCAATCTCTCGGCCAAGCGTGACTGGGGCCATGCGCGCGACTATGTCGAGGGCATGCACAAGATCCTGCAGGCCGACAAGCCCGACGATTTCGTGCTCGCTACGGGCGAAATGCACTCCGTCCGCGAGATGGTCGAGCTGTCGTTCGCGCAAGTCGGCCGCCACATCGCATGGCGCGGCGAGGGCATCGACGAGACCGGCGTCGACATCAAAACCGGCAAGACGGTCGTGAGGATCGATCCGACTTACTTCCGACCGACCGAGGTCGACCTCCTGGTCGGCGACGCCAGCAAGGCGCACGAGGTGCTCGGTTGGAAGCCGAAGCGGAGCTTTGCGGAACTGGTCGAGGAGATGATGGCGAGCGATCTGGTGAACGCAAAGCGGGACGCTGGCAGTGGCAAACGCACCGTTTGA
- a CDS encoding ERF family protein: MIRSPFPREDERTFHYASLTSGLDIVRKTLSQKETATIQTTRIRGSQPVRYLTTILAHASGEWISSDLPVCASKEVEAPHRMGAALTYARRYALFALVGIAGEDDLDAPDLMSGPAAAAEPQISPGPKLRPPKAS, from the coding sequence GTGATTCGCTCGCCCTTCCCGCGAGAGGATGAGCGAACCTTCCACTACGCCTCCCTCACGTCCGGCTTGGACATCGTCCGCAAGACCCTGAGCCAGAAGGAGACAGCGACTATCCAGACCACCCGGATCCGAGGCAGCCAACCGGTCAGATACCTCACCACCATTCTCGCACATGCTTCCGGGGAGTGGATCTCTTCGGACCTACCGGTCTGCGCCTCCAAGGAGGTCGAGGCACCGCATCGGATGGGAGCCGCGCTGACTTACGCCCGCCGCTATGCGCTGTTTGCCTTGGTCGGGATCGCCGGGGAGGATGATCTGGACGCCCCGGATCTCATGTCCGGCCCTGCCGCCGCTGCGGAACCGCAGATTTCACCAGGACCAAAACTAAGGCCGCCTAAGGCGTCCTAA